In Gimesia benthica, a single window of DNA contains:
- a CDS encoding DUF1549 and DUF1553 domain-containing protein, with protein sequence MFRLLYEQNSITRSYQLIWMIVCLLVSGQGMLDAADKTPALAADSAKRKVYFTTDVVPLLTRLNCNSGGCHGKSTGQNGFKISLLGFDPAMDYSAIARESRGRRIFPGDPDRSLLLLKATGLVPHGGGRLLEGDSADYALLHDWIEQGAAGPHPDDPEIIKIELSPGNRVFQQRSSLKLRVTAHFSDETQRDVTHQSIYESNYPEIGKVDQEGLITTQSRGGVFAVMARFGEKITVFQGVVPYHSTGQQNFAGYPSEEKLSKIDQHLVAQWKKLGILPSKPVDDATFIRRVTLDICGTLPTVDEVRQYLADSRPDKRERLIDRLLERPEYASYFALKWADILQNRGSGYGTRNQRAGTMLFSAWIRDSIAANKPYDRFVTELLTATGRQAQNPPAIWYRSVRSTPDYVESVAQAFLGVRVQCAQCHHHPAERWSEDDYYSFAAIFSRVGRKGGFADAEVPTNEVIYLKDEGEVHNPRSGKLMQPRPLGGPDFKVSRFDDPRRNLAKWMTGPENPFFARTMVNRMWGHFFGRGIIHPIDDARSTNPPTNPVLLDELAYDFAANGYDVKQLIREITNSYAYRLSANPNETNAEDSQCFARYYPKRLSAEVLLDGISQVLDVPTVFPGGPGVFPEGMRAVNLPDENVRFNFLDVFGRPARTSACECERTVDPALSQALELVNSKEIQRKLTDKNGYIELLASNQKTHSDNVREIFVRTLSRPPRTSEVEMAVKYLNSEKNRHEAYRSLVWALLATNEFMMNH encoded by the coding sequence ATGTTCCGTCTCCTGTATGAGCAGAATTCAATAACACGAAGTTATCAGCTGATCTGGATGATCGTCTGCCTGTTGGTTTCAGGACAGGGCATGCTGGACGCTGCTGATAAGACGCCAGCTCTGGCTGCGGATTCAGCGAAACGGAAGGTGTATTTCACTACGGATGTGGTACCTCTGTTGACCAGGTTGAACTGCAATAGTGGGGGCTGTCACGGAAAATCGACTGGGCAGAATGGGTTTAAAATTTCCCTGCTCGGTTTTGATCCTGCAATGGATTATTCTGCAATTGCGCGGGAATCACGGGGGAGGCGAATCTTTCCCGGTGATCCCGATCGAAGTCTGCTGCTGCTCAAGGCAACAGGTCTGGTGCCCCATGGTGGAGGGCGGTTACTGGAAGGAGATTCCGCGGACTACGCGTTGCTGCATGACTGGATCGAACAGGGAGCCGCTGGCCCACATCCTGATGATCCTGAAATCATCAAAATTGAACTGTCGCCCGGTAACCGTGTATTTCAGCAGCGCTCCAGCCTGAAGCTGCGGGTGACAGCTCACTTTTCAGATGAGACTCAGCGAGACGTCACGCACCAGTCTATTTACGAATCAAACTATCCGGAAATCGGCAAGGTTGATCAGGAAGGTCTGATTACCACTCAATCGCGTGGCGGAGTCTTTGCCGTGATGGCCCGCTTTGGAGAGAAGATTACTGTTTTCCAGGGAGTGGTTCCCTATCATTCCACGGGGCAGCAAAATTTCGCAGGGTATCCTTCGGAAGAGAAACTCTCGAAGATCGATCAACACCTGGTAGCCCAATGGAAAAAACTGGGGATTCTACCCTCGAAACCAGTAGATGATGCGACCTTCATCCGCCGGGTCACTCTGGATATTTGTGGTACCTTGCCTACGGTCGACGAAGTCAGACAGTATCTGGCGGATTCCCGACCTGACAAACGGGAGCGATTGATCGATCGACTGCTGGAGCGTCCCGAGTATGCCAGTTACTTCGCTTTAAAATGGGCTGATATTTTACAGAACCGGGGGAGCGGCTATGGCACTCGCAATCAACGGGCGGGGACGATGCTGTTCTCTGCCTGGATTCGTGATTCCATCGCAGCCAACAAGCCCTACGATCGCTTTGTGACTGAGCTACTGACTGCCACTGGCAGACAGGCTCAGAATCCGCCCGCGATCTGGTACCGCTCGGTCCGTTCGACGCCAGATTACGTGGAGTCGGTGGCACAGGCGTTTTTAGGTGTCAGGGTTCAATGTGCCCAGTGTCATCATCATCCTGCAGAACGCTGGAGCGAGGACGATTACTATTCTTTCGCTGCCATCTTCAGTCGCGTAGGACGCAAGGGGGGCTTTGCTGATGCCGAGGTACCTACCAATGAAGTGATTTATCTCAAAGATGAGGGAGAAGTGCATAACCCACGGAGCGGAAAACTGATGCAGCCTCGACCGCTGGGAGGTCCTGATTTTAAGGTGTCACGTTTTGACGATCCCCGCCGCAACCTGGCAAAATGGATGACCGGTCCGGAAAATCCCTTTTTCGCCAGGACGATGGTGAATCGGATGTGGGGGCATTTTTTCGGTCGGGGAATCATTCACCCGATCGATGATGCCCGCAGCACGAATCCGCCTACGAATCCGGTTCTGCTCGATGAGCTGGCCTATGACTTTGCAGCGAATGGGTATGATGTGAAGCAGCTGATTCGAGAGATTACGAATTCCTATGCCTATCGGCTCAGTGCGAATCCGAATGAGACCAATGCCGAAGACAGTCAGTGTTTTGCCCGGTATTACCCCAAGCGACTTTCTGCGGAAGTACTGCTGGATGGGATCAGCCAGGTTTTAGATGTTCCCACTGTTTTCCCCGGAGGGCCGGGGGTGTTCCCTGAAGGGATGCGGGCGGTGAATCTACCCGATGAAAATGTACGTTTCAATTTCCTGGATGTCTTTGGGCGACCTGCCCGCACATCGGCCTGTGAGTGTGAGCGGACCGTGGATCCCGCATTGTCGCAGGCGCTCGAACTGGTGAATTCGAAGGAGATCCAGCGAAAACTGACCGATAAAAATGGTTACATCGAACTGCTGGCATCAAATCAGAAAACGCATTCAGATAATGTTCGTGAGATCTTTGTACGGACCTTATCGCGGCCCCCGAGAACATCGGAAGTCGAAATGGCTGTGAAATATCTCAATAGCGAAAAGAACCGACATGAGGCGTATCGTTCACTGGTCTGGGCGCTCCTGGCCACGAATGAGTTTATGATGAATCATTGA
- a CDS encoding PPC domain-containing protein yields the protein MKRPGRVSLFALILLIQVLASSALTAATPPILDSVFPCGGQQGSELELKVAGTGLDEVSRLICSYPDISAEKISKDQFRVSIPASVPVGTYDLRVLCRNGLSSPRAFIVGNRSEVLETEPNEKLKSAQAVSLDVSINGCVSQKGDVDVYRFQASQGQRVVLECRAERIDSSLRPILEVFDSQGRRLAVNRGFFGNDPLISFRVPADDSYAVKVFDLIYSGSPNHFYRLDIDTGPRMLFTMPAVVQYGETAQVSIYGWNLNPLKNRSEQQLAQDAAVEAVRRSLKLGVASSSDQPQFTQSSPNGENALERLDLTIRAPADRDSIHVPLRRESEQTDLESFAFQLEEGHAPQLISLTDLPVVLEQETHQTAQTAQQLVYPTEVSGQLIAGDEQDWYAFQARRGEVLWFEAWGQRINSPVDLDISLLDGAGQKVLARFTDHISNSGSRQFSLSHLDPVGKWVVPEDGRYLIMVRNLRGGLDDDPRRVYRFSLRRQEPEFHLAVVPHHQKQASLNIERGGRALLDVYAIRKRGMTDSIRVSAVNLPPGIECPDVWLGPHTERALLTFSASESAPAFVENLQLKVSSAQGAGGRISGGTLVRTDLPNATSRLTTRIPLAVTDTAPVKITANPQLTRKHDLFGEMKLRHAPGSVLDVAVQVDRRDLSDQAEVKLQGVGLPQMIQNQSAVIPAGVNKGYLSFYLPPYFPEGRHTLTIQAETEVTHPKTKKKTSVMLFSNPVSFEVKPAAFVVAVDTDAPRKIRRGETIQVKYSARRINGFISKIHTEVEAPAVKVDGLRVRGVTFVGQTEEGTLQIIANEDAPLGKQPFIRLSAVGVVEDQAVYHGSCFLNLEITNSTE from the coding sequence GTGAAACGACCGGGTCGAGTCAGTCTGTTTGCGCTCATATTGCTGATTCAGGTGCTCGCATCATCTGCTTTGACCGCGGCCACTCCTCCCATTCTGGATTCCGTCTTTCCTTGCGGAGGGCAACAGGGGAGCGAACTGGAGCTCAAGGTCGCTGGTACCGGGCTGGATGAGGTTTCCCGTCTGATTTGCAGTTATCCGGATATCTCTGCTGAGAAAATCAGTAAGGATCAGTTTCGGGTTTCGATCCCTGCCAGTGTCCCGGTTGGCACCTATGATCTGCGTGTTCTCTGTCGCAACGGTTTAAGTTCTCCCCGGGCTTTTATTGTGGGGAATCGGTCTGAAGTACTCGAAACGGAACCGAATGAAAAGCTGAAATCAGCACAGGCTGTTTCACTGGATGTCTCGATCAATGGCTGTGTCAGCCAAAAAGGGGACGTGGATGTTTATCGATTTCAGGCCAGTCAGGGGCAACGGGTTGTGCTTGAGTGTCGCGCAGAACGAATCGATTCGAGCCTGCGTCCCATTCTGGAAGTCTTTGATTCCCAGGGACGACGCCTGGCGGTCAACCGTGGGTTCTTTGGCAATGATCCGCTGATTTCGTTTCGAGTCCCTGCGGACGACAGTTATGCAGTCAAAGTCTTTGATCTGATTTATTCCGGCAGCCCAAATCATTTTTATCGACTGGATATCGATACCGGGCCCCGGATGCTGTTTACTATGCCCGCAGTCGTGCAATATGGGGAGACCGCTCAAGTTTCAATCTACGGCTGGAACCTGAACCCACTGAAAAACAGATCTGAGCAGCAACTCGCACAGGACGCAGCTGTGGAAGCAGTACGGCGGTCACTCAAGCTGGGAGTGGCAAGCAGTAGTGATCAGCCGCAGTTCACTCAGAGCAGCCCTAACGGGGAAAATGCTCTCGAGCGGCTGGATTTGACGATCAGAGCTCCGGCAGACAGAGATTCCATTCATGTTCCTTTGCGCAGAGAGAGCGAGCAGACCGATCTGGAAAGCTTTGCGTTTCAGTTAGAAGAGGGGCACGCACCGCAATTAATCAGTCTGACTGATTTACCGGTCGTGCTGGAGCAGGAAACGCATCAGACTGCACAAACGGCTCAACAGCTTGTTTATCCCACAGAAGTCAGCGGTCAGTTGATAGCCGGTGACGAACAGGACTGGTATGCCTTCCAGGCCCGGCGGGGGGAAGTACTCTGGTTTGAGGCCTGGGGACAGCGGATCAATTCTCCCGTGGATCTTGATATCAGCCTGCTGGATGGAGCGGGGCAGAAGGTCCTGGCACGATTTACGGATCACATCAGTAACAGCGGGAGCAGGCAGTTTTCTCTGAGTCATCTCGATCCTGTTGGTAAATGGGTGGTGCCGGAGGATGGACGCTATCTGATCATGGTCCGGAATCTGCGCGGCGGGTTGGATGATGACCCGCGTCGTGTGTACCGCTTCAGTCTCCGACGACAGGAGCCGGAGTTCCACCTGGCGGTCGTCCCACACCATCAAAAGCAGGCTTCTCTCAATATTGAGCGAGGAGGCCGCGCTTTACTGGATGTGTATGCCATCAGAAAACGGGGGATGACAGATTCCATACGAGTAAGTGCTGTTAATCTTCCCCCGGGAATTGAGTGTCCCGATGTCTGGCTGGGGCCCCATACAGAGCGGGCACTGCTGACCTTCAGTGCTTCCGAATCTGCACCTGCTTTTGTTGAAAATCTGCAGCTGAAAGTCAGTTCTGCGCAGGGCGCGGGCGGAAGAATCAGCGGCGGAACTCTGGTCAGAACGGATTTACCGAACGCCACTAGTCGACTGACGACACGCATTCCCCTGGCTGTTACCGATACGGCGCCGGTTAAGATTACCGCCAACCCCCAGTTGACCCGTAAGCACGATCTGTTTGGTGAGATGAAACTACGGCATGCTCCCGGCTCTGTACTGGATGTGGCGGTTCAAGTAGATCGGCGGGATCTGAGTGATCAGGCGGAGGTGAAGCTGCAGGGAGTGGGGCTCCCGCAAATGATTCAAAATCAGAGTGCCGTGATTCCTGCGGGAGTGAATAAGGGTTATCTCAGTTTTTACCTGCCACCTTATTTTCCAGAAGGGCGCCACACGCTGACGATTCAGGCAGAGACGGAGGTGACGCACCCCAAGACGAAAAAGAAGACGTCTGTCATGCTGTTCAGCAATCCTGTCAGTTTCGAGGTAAAACCAGCTGCGTTTGTGGTTGCCGTAGATACAGACGCTCCCAGGAAGATCCGCCGCGGTGAAACGATTCAGGTGAAATATTCGGCCCGGCGGATTAATGGTTTCATCAGTAAAATTCATACCGAAGTGGAAGCCCCTGCGGTCAAGGTAGACGGGCTGCGCGTGCGGGGAGTGACGTTCGTCGGACAGACCGAAGAAGGGACTCTGCAGATCATTGCCAATGAGGATGCACCTCTAGGGAAACAGCCTTTCATACGTCTGTCTGCGGTCGGTGTTGTGGAAGACCAGGCGGTCTATCATGGAAGCTGTTTCCTGAATCTGGAAATAACCAATTCAACTGAATAA